GCTGGTAGGCCGCATGGAGCTGCTGGTGCCCATGGCGGGCCTGATCGACAAGGAACAGGAGCTCGCACGTCTGGGTCGTGAAGTCGACAAGTTGCGCGCCGACGTAGGCCGCACCGAAGGCAAGCTCAAGAACCCGGCATTCGTCGACAAGGCCCCCGCTGCCGTAGTAGACAAGGAGCGCGCCAAAGCGGCCGAGCTGCGTTCTGCGCTGGCCCGTCTTGAGGAGCAGGTGGAAAAGATCAAGTATCTGTAAGGACACGGAGCCGTACCATGAGCACAGATCAGGACCCCCGACGCGAACGGATACTCGCAGCAGCCCGGGAAGTCTTCGCCCGCGAAGGCTTCCGCACGGCCGAAGTGACGACCATTGCCCGCACCGCTGGCGTCGGCAAGGCCACCATCTACCGCTTCTTTGAATCCAAGGAGCAGTTGCTGATGGTGATTGTCGAGGAGAACCTGAATCGCGTCCGCGACCTGGCCTTGCGCCACCTGCTCGGCGAAGGCCCGCCGCTACAACGTCTGGAGAATGCCTGCCGCGCGGTCGCGCGCTTTATTGGCGCCAACCAGGCGTTTACCCGTGTACTGGTGCAGGAGGCCGGGGATTTCGCTGGCGAGATACAACGCCGTCATCTGGCGCTGCTGGAACAGAACATGCCCGTGGCGGAGGTCTTTTTCGGCGAGTTGCGCAAAGACGGCTACTTCGTGGCGCTGTCACCACGGGAAACCATGCAGATGATGATGGACCTGATTTTCGGCAGCGCCTATACCTGGTCGCTCACCGGCCAGGGAGACCTGGAACGGCAAGCCGT
This region of Isoalcanivorax indicus genomic DNA includes:
- a CDS encoding TetR/AcrR family transcriptional regulator, yielding MSTDQDPRRERILAAAREVFAREGFRTAEVTTIARTAGVGKATIYRFFESKEQLLMVIVEENLNRVRDLALRHLLGEGPPLQRLENACRAVARFIGANQAFTRVLVQEAGDFAGEIQRRHLALLEQNMPVAEVFFGELRKDGYFVALSPRETMQMMMDLIFGSAYTWSLTGQGDLERQAVNYMRVLVAGMRHPLPTIG